From the genome of Candidatus Margulisiibacteriota bacterium:
TTCGATTCTTTGTGGTTTGATTGCCGACTGAACAAGTGATACGATTGAGCCAATGAACAATTACGTTATTGGTATTGATGAAGCGGGCAGAGGAGCTTTGGCTGGACCAGTGGTTGCGGCTGCAGTTATTTTTTCAAAAGAACAAGACATCTCAACATTTAAAGATTCAAAAAAACTAACCCACACTCAACGAGAAAATATTTATGAGCATATTATTTCTGAGTCTTTGGCAATTGGTATTGGGGTAGTTCATCACGATGTGATTGATAGAATCAATATACTTCAGGCGACTTTTGTGGCTATGAAGAAAGCTGTTTTAGGCACAGGCTTATCTTCAAGGATTATATTAATAGATGGAAATAAAATTATTCCTGGTTTTGATAATAAACAAAAATCAATAATTAAGGGTGATGATAAGGTGCCGCTTATTTCTGCTGCTTCTATTGTTGCGAAGGTAATAAGAGATAGAATCATGTGCGGATATGGTAAAGTTTATTGCGAATATGGCTTTGCTCAGCACAAAGGATATGGTACAAAGCTACATTATTCAAATATTAGTAGAGTTGGGCTTAGCAAAATACATCGACGGTCTTTTAATACATCAGAGCAATTGTCCTTATTTTAAATTAGAGTATCTTAGAGGCTATTTTGTTGTTTGTAATAAATTATTGTGGAAATTATTGAATAGTCGCTTATAATTTAAACATGAGTGTAAGTATAGGCGCGCAAGGTGAAAAAATAGCCGAAAAATATTTAATGTCAGCCGGATACAAAATATTGACTACAAATTATCATTCTTATTATGGCGAAGTTGACTTGATTTGTAGCAAAGACGAAACAATAGTTTTTGTTGAAGTAAAGAATTATAAGAAAGATAGCCTGACAACTCCCTATCAAGCAGTTAGTTTTTCCAAGCAACAGAAAATAATTAAGACAGCTAAAAAGTATCTAATGGAAAACAAGCTAGACGATGTGGCAGTTCAGTTTGATGTTTTGATTATAGAAAGAGGCACGGTGATAGATCATCTAGAAGGTGCCTTTCTTGTTTAAAATACATTTATTTAATTGCATGTATTCTACTGGTTTGTAAATTGACTAAATATACTTAAAATAGTACGATTTTTAGTATGAAATTATTAGCAGAATTTTTAAACAAAGCAAAAGCAAAAAAAGCAAAAATTGTATTACCAGAAACAACAGATGAGCGTATTATTGAAGCAACAAAAAAAATTATCGTTCAAGAAATTACCCATATTATTTTAGTTGGAGATAGAGATAATCTTCAAAATAAATTTTCAGATTACGAACTTTCCAAAATAACAATTTATGATCCAGTTCAGGATTCTGTTATGACTGAAAAACTGGCCAACGTTCTTTATGAAAAGAGAAAAAATAAAGGGATGACAATAGAAAAGGCGATAGAAGAGGTTAAAACAAAACCTTATTATTTTGGTGCTTTATTGGTTAATATTGGTGAAGCTGACGGAATGGTTTGTGGAGCAGTTTGTGCGACAGGAGAAACCATCAGAGCGACAATCCATTGTGTTGGATTAAAACAAGGGAGCAAGCTCATTTCTAGTTTTTTTGTGATGGTAACTCCCAAAGAAGAGTTCGGAATAGATGGCACGCTTTTCTTTGCAGACTGTGGTGTTAACCCCAATCCAAACGCAGAGGAGTTAGCTAGTATTGCAATCGATACGGCTGCTTCTTTTAAACAGCTAATGTGTCGTGAGCCAGTTGTAGGAATGCTTTCATTTTCTACCAAGGGTAGCGCTAAGCACGAATTGGTGGATAAGGTTGTACAGGCAACGGACATTGTTAAAAATGCTAGGCCTGATTTGATTGTTGACGGAGAGTTTCAGCTTGATGCAGCGATTGTTCCTGCTGTAGCTATTAAAAAGGCACCTGGCAGTAAGGTTGCAGGTAAGGCTAACTGTTTAATATTTCCTGATTTACAAGCCGGGAATATTGGTTATAAATTAACAGAACGTTTGGCTAATGCAGTTGCTATTGGGCCAATAATTCAAGGTGCGAAGAAACCAATCAATGATCTCAGTAGAGGATGTAGTGTTGACGATATAGTCTACGCAACAGCAATTACAATACTGCAAATAGAACCAGAATGTTAATCCTTGTATTAAATTGTGGTAGCTCTTCAGTAAAATATGCCTTATACGATTGGGATAAAAATAAATTAATTACAAAAGGAAACTTGGAAAGAATAGGACAAGAAGGTGGTTATTCTTCGCATAAAGAAGCCATCGAAAACATGTTGCTTGGGCTTGCTGAGGGTGAAGAAAAGGTAATTGAGAGCATTAAAGACATCAATGCCGTTGGACATAGAGTGGTTCACGGTGGAGACAAGTTTAATAAATCGGTTCTTATTACAACTGAGGTTTTAAATGTAATACGAGATGTTGCTGCTTTAGCACCGTTGCATAATCCACCGAATATTGTGGGGATAGAATCTGCAATGGAAATCTTGCCTGGGGTTCCTCAGGTTGCAGTTTTTGATACTGCTTTTCATCAAACTTTACCACCTGAAGCTTATATGTATCCCGTTCCCTATGAATGGTATGCAAAGTATGGGATAAGAAGGTATGGATTTCATGGTTCTTCTCATTTATATGTTAGTAAACGGGCTGCAAAATTTTTGGGAATAGCAAGCAAAGATGCTGATTTGATAACTTTGCATATAGGCAATGGAGTTAGTTTTACGGCTATTGAAGGCGGAAAATCTGTAGATACTTCTATGGGATTTACTCCATTGGAGGGAGCAATGATGGGGACAAGATCTGGGGACATTGACCCAGCGATTGTTGGATATATGTCAGAGAAGCTAAGTCTATCAGCTGCTGATACCATCCAGATACTGAACAAAAATAGTGGTCATTTGGGTATTACAGGTAAGTATACAGATAGAAGAGATGTTGTCGCTGCTATGGCTGAGGGTGACAAAAGAGCACAGCTGAGTATGGACATGGAAATTTATAGAATAAATAAATATATTGGTGCTTATATGGCGAGACTGAACAAGGTTGAGGCAATTGTTTTTACCGCAGGTGTTGGTGAAAACAATGCTTACATTAGAGAAAAAGCAATGGAAAGTCTTGAAAATATAGGAGTTAAGCTAGACAAAGAAAAGAATAAAATTGTTAATAGTAAATATGGTGAAGCAGAAATATCCGCAATTGACTCACAAGTAAAGGTTCTTGTAATACCAACAGATGAAGAAGCAGTTTTAGTAGAAGATGTTGCTGCAATTTTACAAGGAACCTATGATTTCCATTGGAATTACAAATATAGGTTTGAAAGCTAGAACACTCCTTCTGGCTT
Proteins encoded in this window:
- a CDS encoding acetate kinase, with the translated sequence MLILVLNCGSSSVKYALYDWDKNKLITKGNLERIGQEGGYSSHKEAIENMLLGLAEGEEKVIESIKDINAVGHRVVHGGDKFNKSVLITTEVLNVIRDVAALAPLHNPPNIVGIESAMEILPGVPQVAVFDTAFHQTLPPEAYMYPVPYEWYAKYGIRRYGFHGSSHLYVSKRAAKFLGIASKDADLITLHIGNGVSFTAIEGGKSVDTSMGFTPLEGAMMGTRSGDIDPAIVGYMSEKLSLSAADTIQILNKNSGHLGITGKYTDRRDVVAAMAEGDKRAQLSMDMEIYRINKYIGAYMARLNKVEAIVFTAGVGENNAYIREKAMESLENIGVKLDKEKNKIVNSKYGEAEISAIDSQVKVLVIPTDEEAVLVEDVAAILQGTYDFHWNYKYRFES
- a CDS encoding YraN family protein; protein product: MSVSIGAQGEKIAEKYLMSAGYKILTTNYHSYYGEVDLICSKDETIVFVEVKNYKKDSLTTPYQAVSFSKQQKIIKTAKKYLMENKLDDVAVQFDVLIIERGTVIDHLEGAFLV
- the pta gene encoding phosphate acetyltransferase; the encoded protein is MKLLAEFLNKAKAKKAKIVLPETTDERIIEATKKIIVQEITHIILVGDRDNLQNKFSDYELSKITIYDPVQDSVMTEKLANVLYEKRKNKGMTIEKAIEEVKTKPYYFGALLVNIGEADGMVCGAVCATGETIRATIHCVGLKQGSKLISSFFVMVTPKEEFGIDGTLFFADCGVNPNPNAEELASIAIDTAASFKQLMCREPVVGMLSFSTKGSAKHELVDKVVQATDIVKNARPDLIVDGEFQLDAAIVPAVAIKKAPGSKVAGKANCLIFPDLQAGNIGYKLTERLANAVAIGPIIQGAKKPINDLSRGCSVDDIVYATAITILQIEPEC
- a CDS encoding ribonuclease HII, which encodes MNNYVIGIDEAGRGALAGPVVAAAVIFSKEQDISTFKDSKKLTHTQRENIYEHIISESLAIGIGVVHHDVIDRINILQATFVAMKKAVLGTGLSSRIILIDGNKIIPGFDNKQKSIIKGDDKVPLISAASIVAKVIRDRIMCGYGKVYCEYGFAQHKGYGTKLHYSNISRVGLSKIHRRSFNTSEQLSLF